A window from Drosophila subobscura isolate 14011-0131.10 chromosome O, UCBerk_Dsub_1.0, whole genome shotgun sequence encodes these proteins:
- the LOC117898215 gene encoding uncharacterized protein LOC117898215 isoform X1, whose amino-acid sequence MPMSLQAAAAPAPALAPAPAVNATAGNQLLRPQTLAGPEREPIEFNINLVGAPPEVEQLVQQIKSVAEQFLYHWKSFPIVLPQALASSGLNLTASNATNSVSSRKARPINLRDLFIAPPFDELDAVASDGSGEPRRLTSAQLKTLRETGLQKDKYGKPKKLTLEQLETIRKNGEFDVPSLHFPGQVHKWRLSQLLQKGRLRAHDSFLSDLALAARFVVVTARSRIFSHFFSVVHAVHGLIGAFTKLADMFIGVPALLAHNLDYKIKEERCRFLIAELVCRPEFEDCLDGLCSYVRKMLRRATMEKFDFNSCEVSQPVPYLFLTPKGQEIDLRLFCRDIMRKTLPILIGILERETRGWFLHFRERLIAELRAKKLNDKEIEEEVNEAVMKEYLQRVYSSIVGNAKLAELGTGVPELLVQQAQSVVIMYKAVDKVQQDIKRTREDHQKCLSNDHSVLSRVAPWLRSKLRNAEENRLYKCAWSAHEEALKMCTQHQLHQTAYFLSRDLAFMKEREPVLLKELKNAKTPTRSFQWACRIWSPQSWIIRRNFQGQSDVIPTVISQHATSIVTPRSDPSQPVFLVEKEIIRTTSTRWPFWRLLNMLQRIWCWSWNMMFLLGILVPWCSPLGLRALCYVKPFMPDLELSQINGTLFPRKTSITQTMASRLIELWRHISKSRTHFETEPDTGFIGKGLTRNLNRTWNYFVKGFLGTIVILFAFPLICLATSLLSIGLALTAPLWIPVFVLLLHIYMILVYDLDAPDNTKNRYCILLEAIVWNLLIQGLLQPVAAVLVATLICPLAAGIVFIVGVIRYTLRLVWDSLTYHLFIKKCGRVPASDSIAVKRIAGPGLALDYYFIIRPEQALAALEAKMELDELQAYQHATERVVLQPQQDFLQFVEACFGPFSAQISKIGPYLSLDREAQDLMSTLHEKLEKRRRELQTALTTQVKSRIKLNTKELKIAIQLAAHILEKYYPSHVIGRLSITEEEFWDNKGLTVNDWPGLAGLIYTDIFSLDFLTPLTEHDTHFKLEPHASLDLMRYTEMVKNANDVIGSKGLDLLGNVYAPRGNVQVHLPFLEVTAFNPRSRITLTFRKPEKRDMSVGLTTPRVRAHRAQHVPKAGQDGQKPWRPWKQQCGDKSVTENLLIPLPVPHPVHIAIAIFNRDTEQPIPLDSELVWEILKSIEDCQGGDAMAVQSVARYRGAVIESSNDSLDSSSSIGSTRDSGSGSVSGSALGNGTETLPCDNREVCTQVKVDAEPPSGASGFHWTLSNWGAAQTARRRTNSNVRVDLASPEDISLDTDSSRAVFNNAYGTTV is encoded by the exons TCTTGCCTCAAGCATTGGCCAGCAGTGGCCTGAATCTGACGGCCAGTAATGCGACGAACAGTGTCAGCAGTCGCAAAGCGCGTCCCATTAATCTGCGTGACCTATTTATAGCGCCTCCCTTCGACGAACTGGATGCAGTGGCATCCGATGGTAGCGGCGAGCCGCGCCGCCTTACAAGCGCCCAATTGAAAACGTTGCGGGAAACTGG CTTGCAAAAGGATAAATATGGAAAGCCGAAGAAATTAACTTTGGAACAATTGGAAACAATACGTAAAAATGG CGAATTCGATGTGCCGAGCTTGCATTTTCCGGGTCAGGTGCACAAGTGGCGTctgtcgcagctgctgcagaagggCCGACTGCGTGCCCACGATTCCTTTCTGAGTGATCTGGCCCTGGCGGCCCGCTTTGTGGTGGTCACTGCTCGGTCGCGTATCTTCTCGCATTTCTTTTCGGTTGTGCATGCAGTGCATGGCTTGATCGGGGCATTCACCAAGCTGGCAGATATGTTTATTGGCGTGCCTGCACTGCTGGCCCACAATCTCGACTACAAGATCAAGGAGGAGAGGTGTCGTTTCCTCATAGCCGAGCTGGTTTGCCGA CCCGAGTTCGAGGACTGCCTGGATGGCCTGTGCTCTTATGTTCGTAAAATGCTGCGCCGTGCCACCATGGAAAAGTTCGATTTCAATAGCTGTGAGGTCAGCCAGCCCGTGCCCTATTTGTTCCTCACGCCCAAGGGACAGGAAATCGATTTGCGTCTGTTCTGTCGCGACATCATGCGCAAGACTTTGCCCATCCTAATTGGCATTTTGGAGAGGGAGACGCGTGGctggtttttgcatttccgcGAGCGTCTGATTGCCGAGCTGAGGGCCAAGAAGCTCAACGATAAGGAGATCGAAGAGGAGGTCAACGAGGCCGTGATGAAAGAGTACTTGCAGCGCGTCTATAGCTCCATTGTGGGCAATGCCAAGTTGGCAGAGTTGGGCACCGGCGTGCCCGAGCTGCTCGTCCAGCAGGCCCAGTCCGTGGTGATCATGTACAAGGCTGTGGACAAGGTGCAGCAGGACATCAAGCGCACGCGCGAGGATCACCAAAAGTGTCTGTCCAACGATCACTCTGTGTTGTCGCGCGTAGCGCCCTGGCTGCGCTCCAAGCTGCGTAACGCCGAGGAGAACCGACTGTACAAGTGCGCCTGGTCGGCCCACGAAGAGGCGCTGAAGATGTGCacccagcaccagctccatcAGACCGCCTACTTCCTCTCCCGCGATCTGGCCTTCATGAAGGAGCGTGAGCCAGTGCTGCTGAAGGAGCTGAAGAACGCCAAGACGCCCACGCGCAGCTTTCAGTGGGCCTGTCGCATTTGGTCGCCGCAATCGTGGATCATTCGTCGCAATTTCCAGGGCCAGTCGGATGTGATACCCACTGTCATCAGCCAGCATGCCACGTCCATTGTGACGCCACGTTCCGACCCCAGCCAGCCCGTGTTTCTCGTGGAAAAAGAGATCATACGCACCACGAGCACGCGCTGGCCCTTCTGGCGACTGCTGAACATGCTGCAGCGAATCTGGTGCTGGTCCTGGAACATGATGTTCCTGCTCGGCATACTCGTTCCCTGGTGTAGTCCCCTGGGACTGCGCGCTCTCTGCTATGTGAAGCCCTTCATGCCGGACCTGGAACTGTCACAGATCAATGGAACGCTGTTTCCGCGAAAGACGAGCATCACTCAGACCATGGCCTCGCGTCTCATCGAGCTCTGGCGGCACATATCAAAATCACGCACGCATTTCGAGACGGAACCCGATACGG GATTTATTGGCAAGGGATTGACGCGTAATCTAAATCGCACGTGGAATTACTTCGTGAAGGGTTTCCTGGGCACCATTGTCATTTTATTCGCATTTCCATTGATCTGTCTGGCTACCAGTTTGCTGAGCATTGGCCTGGCTCTCACTGCCCCGCTGTGGATACCCGtctttgtgctgctgttgcacatttATATGATACTCGTCTATGATCTGGATGCGCCGGATAATACGAAGAATCGTTATTGCATTTTACTGGAGGCCATTGTTTGGAATCTACTCATACAGGGACTGCTGCAGCCGGTGGCGGCGGTTCTGGTCGCCACACTCATCTGTCCCCTGGCAGCAGGGATTGTCTTTATAG TTGGCGTCATTCGGTATACACTGCGGCTTGTCTGGGACTCGCTCACCTACCATCTGTTTATTAAGAAATGCGGACGCGTGCCTGCCTCCGATAGCATTGCAGTGAAACGGATTGCTGGCCCTGGTTTGGCTCTGGACTACTACTTTATAATCAGACCAGAGCAGGCCCTGGCCGCGCTAGAGGCTAAAATGGAACTGGACGAATTGCAGGCATATCAACATGCCACCGAACGGGTGGtcctgcagccacagcaggatTTCCTGCAGTTTGTCGAGGCCTGCTTTGGACCCTTCTCCGCTCAAATTAGCAAGATTGGTCCGTACTTGTCGCTTGATCGAGAGGCGCAGGATTTAATGAGCACGCTGCACGAGAAGCTGGAGAAACGGCGACGTGAACTGCAAACGGCACTGACCACTCAGGTCAAGTCGCGCATTAAGCTGAATACCAAAGAATTGAAG ATTGCAATACAATTGGCCGCCCATATATTAGAGAAGTATTATCCGTCTCATGTTATCGGCAGACTGTCGATTACCGAAGAAGAATTCTGGGATAACAAG GGTCTCACGGTTAACGACTGGCCGGGTTTGGCTGGTCTTATATACACCGACATATTTAGTTTAGATTTTCTAACGCCATTGACTGAACACGATACCCATTTTAAGCTAGAACCACATGCCTCGCTCGATCTGATGCGCTATACGGAGATGGTGAAGAATGCCAATGATGTGATCGGCTCCAAGGGGCTGGACCTGCTGGGCAATGTGTATGCCCCGCGTGGCAATGTGCAGGTACATCTGCCATTTCTTGAGGTGACCGCCTTTAATCCGCGCTCCCGCATAACGCTCACCTTCCGCAAGCCCGAGAAGCGGGACATGTCTGTGGGTCTGACCACGCCGCGAGTGCGCGCCCATCGGGCCCAGCATGTACCGAAAGCAGGGCAGGATGGCCAGAAGCCCTGGCGACCATGGAAGCAGCAGTGCGGTGACAAGAGTGTGACGGAAAATCTGCTTATACCGCTGCCAGTGCCGCATCCCGTGCACATTGCCATAGCTATTTTCAATCGCGACACGGAACAGCCCATTCCTTTGGACTCGGAGCTGGTCTGGGAGATACTGAAATCAATTGAAGATTGCCAAGGCGGCGATGCAATG GCTGTCCAGTCTGTGGCGCGTTATCGTGGAGCGGTGATCGAGTCTAGCAATGATTcgctggacagcagcagcagcattggcagCACCAgggactctggctctggttcagTGTCTGGCTCCGCTTTGGGTAATGGCACCGAAACTCTGCCTTGTGACAATCGTGAG GTGTGTACGCAGGTCAAAGTGGATGCGGAACCACCATCGGGCGCCTCCGGCTTCCATTGGACCCTAAGTAATTGGGGAGCTGCACAGACCGCCCGTCGTCGTACCAACTCAAATGTGCGCGTAGATTTGGCCAGTCCCGAGGATATATCACTGGACACGGACAGTTCGCGGGCTGTATTTAACAATGCCTATGGCACAACTGTCTAA
- the LOC117898215 gene encoding uncharacterized protein LOC117898215 isoform X2, with the protein MPMSLQAAAAPAPALAPAPAVNATAGNQLLRPQTLAGPEREPIEFNINLVGAPPEVEQLVQQIKSVAEQFLYHWKSFPIVLPQALASSGLNLTASNATNSVSSRKARPINLRDLFIAPPFDELDAVASDGSGEPRRLTSAQLKTLRETGEFDVPSLHFPGQVHKWRLSQLLQKGRLRAHDSFLSDLALAARFVVVTARSRIFSHFFSVVHAVHGLIGAFTKLADMFIGVPALLAHNLDYKIKEERCRFLIAELVCRPEFEDCLDGLCSYVRKMLRRATMEKFDFNSCEVSQPVPYLFLTPKGQEIDLRLFCRDIMRKTLPILIGILERETRGWFLHFRERLIAELRAKKLNDKEIEEEVNEAVMKEYLQRVYSSIVGNAKLAELGTGVPELLVQQAQSVVIMYKAVDKVQQDIKRTREDHQKCLSNDHSVLSRVAPWLRSKLRNAEENRLYKCAWSAHEEALKMCTQHQLHQTAYFLSRDLAFMKEREPVLLKELKNAKTPTRSFQWACRIWSPQSWIIRRNFQGQSDVIPTVISQHATSIVTPRSDPSQPVFLVEKEIIRTTSTRWPFWRLLNMLQRIWCWSWNMMFLLGILVPWCSPLGLRALCYVKPFMPDLELSQINGTLFPRKTSITQTMASRLIELWRHISKSRTHFETEPDTGFIGKGLTRNLNRTWNYFVKGFLGTIVILFAFPLICLATSLLSIGLALTAPLWIPVFVLLLHIYMILVYDLDAPDNTKNRYCILLEAIVWNLLIQGLLQPVAAVLVATLICPLAAGIVFIVGVIRYTLRLVWDSLTYHLFIKKCGRVPASDSIAVKRIAGPGLALDYYFIIRPEQALAALEAKMELDELQAYQHATERVVLQPQQDFLQFVEACFGPFSAQISKIGPYLSLDREAQDLMSTLHEKLEKRRRELQTALTTQVKSRIKLNTKELKIAIQLAAHILEKYYPSHVIGRLSITEEEFWDNKGLTVNDWPGLAGLIYTDIFSLDFLTPLTEHDTHFKLEPHASLDLMRYTEMVKNANDVIGSKGLDLLGNVYAPRGNVQVHLPFLEVTAFNPRSRITLTFRKPEKRDMSVGLTTPRVRAHRAQHVPKAGQDGQKPWRPWKQQCGDKSVTENLLIPLPVPHPVHIAIAIFNRDTEQPIPLDSELVWEILKSIEDCQGGDAMAVQSVARYRGAVIESSNDSLDSSSSIGSTRDSGSGSVSGSALGNGTETLPCDNREVCTQVKVDAEPPSGASGFHWTLSNWGAAQTARRRTNSNVRVDLASPEDISLDTDSSRAVFNNAYGTTV; encoded by the exons TCTTGCCTCAAGCATTGGCCAGCAGTGGCCTGAATCTGACGGCCAGTAATGCGACGAACAGTGTCAGCAGTCGCAAAGCGCGTCCCATTAATCTGCGTGACCTATTTATAGCGCCTCCCTTCGACGAACTGGATGCAGTGGCATCCGATGGTAGCGGCGAGCCGCGCCGCCTTACAAGCGCCCAATTGAAAACGTTGCGGGAAACTGG CGAATTCGATGTGCCGAGCTTGCATTTTCCGGGTCAGGTGCACAAGTGGCGTctgtcgcagctgctgcagaagggCCGACTGCGTGCCCACGATTCCTTTCTGAGTGATCTGGCCCTGGCGGCCCGCTTTGTGGTGGTCACTGCTCGGTCGCGTATCTTCTCGCATTTCTTTTCGGTTGTGCATGCAGTGCATGGCTTGATCGGGGCATTCACCAAGCTGGCAGATATGTTTATTGGCGTGCCTGCACTGCTGGCCCACAATCTCGACTACAAGATCAAGGAGGAGAGGTGTCGTTTCCTCATAGCCGAGCTGGTTTGCCGA CCCGAGTTCGAGGACTGCCTGGATGGCCTGTGCTCTTATGTTCGTAAAATGCTGCGCCGTGCCACCATGGAAAAGTTCGATTTCAATAGCTGTGAGGTCAGCCAGCCCGTGCCCTATTTGTTCCTCACGCCCAAGGGACAGGAAATCGATTTGCGTCTGTTCTGTCGCGACATCATGCGCAAGACTTTGCCCATCCTAATTGGCATTTTGGAGAGGGAGACGCGTGGctggtttttgcatttccgcGAGCGTCTGATTGCCGAGCTGAGGGCCAAGAAGCTCAACGATAAGGAGATCGAAGAGGAGGTCAACGAGGCCGTGATGAAAGAGTACTTGCAGCGCGTCTATAGCTCCATTGTGGGCAATGCCAAGTTGGCAGAGTTGGGCACCGGCGTGCCCGAGCTGCTCGTCCAGCAGGCCCAGTCCGTGGTGATCATGTACAAGGCTGTGGACAAGGTGCAGCAGGACATCAAGCGCACGCGCGAGGATCACCAAAAGTGTCTGTCCAACGATCACTCTGTGTTGTCGCGCGTAGCGCCCTGGCTGCGCTCCAAGCTGCGTAACGCCGAGGAGAACCGACTGTACAAGTGCGCCTGGTCGGCCCACGAAGAGGCGCTGAAGATGTGCacccagcaccagctccatcAGACCGCCTACTTCCTCTCCCGCGATCTGGCCTTCATGAAGGAGCGTGAGCCAGTGCTGCTGAAGGAGCTGAAGAACGCCAAGACGCCCACGCGCAGCTTTCAGTGGGCCTGTCGCATTTGGTCGCCGCAATCGTGGATCATTCGTCGCAATTTCCAGGGCCAGTCGGATGTGATACCCACTGTCATCAGCCAGCATGCCACGTCCATTGTGACGCCACGTTCCGACCCCAGCCAGCCCGTGTTTCTCGTGGAAAAAGAGATCATACGCACCACGAGCACGCGCTGGCCCTTCTGGCGACTGCTGAACATGCTGCAGCGAATCTGGTGCTGGTCCTGGAACATGATGTTCCTGCTCGGCATACTCGTTCCCTGGTGTAGTCCCCTGGGACTGCGCGCTCTCTGCTATGTGAAGCCCTTCATGCCGGACCTGGAACTGTCACAGATCAATGGAACGCTGTTTCCGCGAAAGACGAGCATCACTCAGACCATGGCCTCGCGTCTCATCGAGCTCTGGCGGCACATATCAAAATCACGCACGCATTTCGAGACGGAACCCGATACGG GATTTATTGGCAAGGGATTGACGCGTAATCTAAATCGCACGTGGAATTACTTCGTGAAGGGTTTCCTGGGCACCATTGTCATTTTATTCGCATTTCCATTGATCTGTCTGGCTACCAGTTTGCTGAGCATTGGCCTGGCTCTCACTGCCCCGCTGTGGATACCCGtctttgtgctgctgttgcacatttATATGATACTCGTCTATGATCTGGATGCGCCGGATAATACGAAGAATCGTTATTGCATTTTACTGGAGGCCATTGTTTGGAATCTACTCATACAGGGACTGCTGCAGCCGGTGGCGGCGGTTCTGGTCGCCACACTCATCTGTCCCCTGGCAGCAGGGATTGTCTTTATAG TTGGCGTCATTCGGTATACACTGCGGCTTGTCTGGGACTCGCTCACCTACCATCTGTTTATTAAGAAATGCGGACGCGTGCCTGCCTCCGATAGCATTGCAGTGAAACGGATTGCTGGCCCTGGTTTGGCTCTGGACTACTACTTTATAATCAGACCAGAGCAGGCCCTGGCCGCGCTAGAGGCTAAAATGGAACTGGACGAATTGCAGGCATATCAACATGCCACCGAACGGGTGGtcctgcagccacagcaggatTTCCTGCAGTTTGTCGAGGCCTGCTTTGGACCCTTCTCCGCTCAAATTAGCAAGATTGGTCCGTACTTGTCGCTTGATCGAGAGGCGCAGGATTTAATGAGCACGCTGCACGAGAAGCTGGAGAAACGGCGACGTGAACTGCAAACGGCACTGACCACTCAGGTCAAGTCGCGCATTAAGCTGAATACCAAAGAATTGAAG ATTGCAATACAATTGGCCGCCCATATATTAGAGAAGTATTATCCGTCTCATGTTATCGGCAGACTGTCGATTACCGAAGAAGAATTCTGGGATAACAAG GGTCTCACGGTTAACGACTGGCCGGGTTTGGCTGGTCTTATATACACCGACATATTTAGTTTAGATTTTCTAACGCCATTGACTGAACACGATACCCATTTTAAGCTAGAACCACATGCCTCGCTCGATCTGATGCGCTATACGGAGATGGTGAAGAATGCCAATGATGTGATCGGCTCCAAGGGGCTGGACCTGCTGGGCAATGTGTATGCCCCGCGTGGCAATGTGCAGGTACATCTGCCATTTCTTGAGGTGACCGCCTTTAATCCGCGCTCCCGCATAACGCTCACCTTCCGCAAGCCCGAGAAGCGGGACATGTCTGTGGGTCTGACCACGCCGCGAGTGCGCGCCCATCGGGCCCAGCATGTACCGAAAGCAGGGCAGGATGGCCAGAAGCCCTGGCGACCATGGAAGCAGCAGTGCGGTGACAAGAGTGTGACGGAAAATCTGCTTATACCGCTGCCAGTGCCGCATCCCGTGCACATTGCCATAGCTATTTTCAATCGCGACACGGAACAGCCCATTCCTTTGGACTCGGAGCTGGTCTGGGAGATACTGAAATCAATTGAAGATTGCCAAGGCGGCGATGCAATG GCTGTCCAGTCTGTGGCGCGTTATCGTGGAGCGGTGATCGAGTCTAGCAATGATTcgctggacagcagcagcagcattggcagCACCAgggactctggctctggttcagTGTCTGGCTCCGCTTTGGGTAATGGCACCGAAACTCTGCCTTGTGACAATCGTGAG GTGTGTACGCAGGTCAAAGTGGATGCGGAACCACCATCGGGCGCCTCCGGCTTCCATTGGACCCTAAGTAATTGGGGAGCTGCACAGACCGCCCGTCGTCGTACCAACTCAAATGTGCGCGTAGATTTGGCCAGTCCCGAGGATATATCACTGGACACGGACAGTTCGCGGGCTGTATTTAACAATGCCTATGGCACAACTGTCTAA